CCGACGATGCTCGACCCGCTGTCGGGCAATGCCGTGCTGAACGGCATCCCGGTCGACGTCGAACCCGGCTGACCCGACGATGACACACTCGCGACCGCCCGAGCGGCTAGCCCACGATCTCGTCGTGCTGCAACGATCGAACCTCGCGCACCTCGACGGTCTCCAGGCTGCCCTCGCGGCCAGCCATGACGAGCTGCGGGCGTTCATGGACTGGGTGGGCGATGAGCCGCAGACGATCGAGGTGACCAGGCAGTACCTCATCGATCAGGGCACCGCGTGGGAGGCGCGCCACGAGTTCACCTTCGCGATGACCGATCCGGCGAACGACGACGTGATCGGCAACTGTTCCCTGATGGCCCGCCAGGGACCGGGACGCCTCGAGATCGGGTACTGGGTCCGCTCGGACCGGGTCGGCGCCGGGGTGGCCACCGCGGCGGCGTCGCTCCTGACCGATGCCGCCTTCGACATCGACGGCATCGAGATCGTCGAGATCCATCACGACGCGGCCAACGTCGCGAGCAGCCGGGTGCCCGAGAAGCTCGGCTACACCGAGGTGGCTCGTCGGCCCGTGGAGATCGATTCGCCGGGTGAGGTCGGCATCGACGTGGTCTGGGAGCTCACCCGCTCAGCGCGGCCCTGACCTCGCCGGCCAGCTCGAGCGTCTCGAGCGCGTCGGCTTGTTCGATGGTCATGCACCGGATCACGATCTCGTCGACCCCGAGATCACCGAACGGTGACAGCTGCTCGACGACGTCGTCGACGCCGCCGTAGGCCACCATCTCGCGTGTCATGCCGCGGTAGCCGCGGGTGATCATGTCGTCGCCGAGCTGTCGCGCCCGATCCCCATCGCGCAGGATGATCACGTCCTTGCGGACCCGCACGGCGCTCGCTCGGCCGAGCCGCTCGGCCTCGGCCCGGTAGATCTCGATCATCGCCGGCGCGCCGGCCGGCGTGACGTGGGGCCCGCCGTACCAGCAGTCGCCTTCGCGGGCCGCGCGCCGGAGGGGTCCGTCGCCGCCGGCGCCGATCCACCACTCGACGCCGCTCGGTGGCCGAGGGTTGGCCACCGCGCCGACGACACCGAAGCGCTCACTGTCGACGCGCTCGCCGGCGAGCAACGCCTTGATCACCCTGATCGACTCGTCGAGGTCGGTCCCGCGGGTCGTGAGGTCGGCGCTCATGGCTGCGAACTGTTCGGCCCCGCCGCCGATACCGGTCTGGACCACGAACGGCCCCCGATGCAGGGCGGCGAGCGTGCCGACCATCTCGGCGACGAGCACGGGATGCCACAGGGGGAGGAGAAAGAGGCATCCGAGCGGGCGGTTCGGGTCCCACTCGGCGGTCAGGCGACCGAGCATGGGCACACCCTGGTAGTAGGGCACGGCCACCGAGTGGTGGTCGCCGAGGGTCAGCGAGTCGAGACCGGCGTCACGGGCGACCCGGGCTCGCTCGAGGATCCACTGCGCGCCCGCAGCGTGGTCGGCGGTGTCGTGGGTCGAGCTGAGGGAGACGCCGAGCCGCATGGCCGGACTGTAGTCACCGGCGACCCCTGCGTCAGGTGGTGGGGCTGCCTTCGGCTCGCCAGAGGAGGGTGGCGGCTTGGGCTCGGGTGAGGGGTTGGTCGGGGGAGAAGGTGGTGGGGGTGGTGCCGGTGCTGATGCCGTTGGTGGCGAGCCAGGTGACGGCGTCGGCGTAGTAGGCGTGGGGGGCGACGTCGGCGAAGCGGGGGATGGCGACGGTCGGGGAGGGCTGCGGGGTCGCGATCACACGGGACGGGGTGACGGCCGGTTCGGTGGTCACGTCGGGTTCCGGGACGTCGGGTTCGAGCGCCTCAGCGAGCTTCGTGCCGTCGAGGTTCCCGAACCGGGTCCAGGTCGTGGTGAACGTCGAGGTCTCGAGCGTGGAGGTGGTCGTCGCTGCGCTGGTGTCCACGCTGCGGAGCAGGGCCGCCGCACCGGCGACGATCGGGGAGGCGAAGCTGGTGCCGCACCGTGACTGCCCGACCGGTGTGCTCACCCAGACGCAGCCCGGGGCGGCGAGGTCGACCCAGGTGCCGAAGTTGCTGAAGGAGTAGCGGGTACCGCTCTCGTCGTGGGCACCGACGGCGATGGCACCGGTGTAGGCGGCCGGGTAGTAGGGGTCGGTTCGTTCGTAGTTGCCGGCGGCGGCGACCACCACGACCCCCTTGTCGGTGGCATAGCCGATCGCATCCTCGAGGAGGTCGGAACCCACGAACCCGCCGAAGCTCATGTTGATGACGTCGGCGCCCTGGTCGACGGCCCAGATGATGCCTCGTGCGGCCCTGTCCCAACGCACCGTTCCGTCGGCCTGCGCGACCTGGACGGGCAGAACCGAGCACTGCGGGCAGGCGCCGACGCCGCCGATGCCGTTGTCGATGCCGGCGGCGGCGACCAGGGCGACGGCGGTGCCGTGGCCGTTGAGGTCGGTCTGGGCGAGGCCGCTGGTGAAGCTCGTGCCCGGGAGCAGGCGGCCGGCGAGATCCGGCATCGGTGTCACGCCGGTGTCCAGTACGGCGATCACGATCGACTCGTCGCCGCGGGTGTGATCCCAGACCGCCTCGATGGCCGTCGTCGTGAACTCCCACTGGAGCGACCGCTCGATGTCGACCTCCGCGATCGTTCCCCCGGTGAGTTCCTCGATGTCCTCCACCATCGGGTGGCTGTCGAGCGCCTCCATCTCACTGTCGGTCAGCGACGCCGCCACGAACTGCGGCCGACCGTCGGCATCGTCGTCGAACCGGATGACGACATCCTGTGTCTCGTCGACGTCGCCGGGCGTCCCGATCGCGGCGACGGGCGCTGCGGATGTGGCCACGATGGCAAGGGCCAGTGTCAGCACGAGCGATGCGCTGAGAACAACTCTCGATCCGGTCATACCTCCGGCTACGGCGCCGAGAGGAGGCCCCCTGATCGCTTCGGGCACTGCGGCGAGTCAGCCGCTGACAGGTGTCCGTCCGGTAGGACGATCGGCCCAGCCGACTCGGTGACGACTGTGATTCGGTGGTGGGGTCAGCGACCCGTGACGGCAGTTGCCGCGAGGTGCATCTCGATCTCGCCCTGGTGTTGGGATGCGATCAGCGCCGCCTCGGTCCGGTTCCGGGCGTCGATCGTGCGCAGCAGTCGCGAGATCCAGTTCCGGCACGTGCCGCCGGAGACGTACATCGCGCTCGCGATCTCGGCGGTCGTGGCGCCCTTCGCGAGGTGCAGGAGAAGCTCCAGCTGTTTGCGATCGCAGCGATCGACGGGTGGCGGGAGCGTGGTGTCGTTGCGCACGGCGGAGAAGAGCTCGGTCTGCAGCACGGGGTCCACCACCACCTCGCCGGCGATGACCTGCAGCACGGACCTGACCAGGGCCGCGCTGTCGGCTCGCTTCAGCACATAGCCGCGGGCACCGTTCTCCATCGCGAGGGAGAACTGGCCCGACTGCCCGCTGGCGGACAGCATCAACACCCGCGTCATGCCGGAGATCCGGCCACAGAGATCGAGACCGCTTCCGTCGGGAAGGTCGACGTCGAGCAGTGTGACGTGCGGACGGGTGTCGGCGATCAGCGCCTCGCCGGCGGCGACCGAACCGGCCTCGCCGACGACCTCCAGGCCCTCGGTGGATTCGAGGAGCCGGGCGATGCCGTCGCGCACGAGCGCGTGATCGTCGATGAGTGCGATGCGATGGGCCATCAGGCTGCTGCTCCGTCGATTCGTGTGAACTGGGGGCTCGGTGTGGGACGGCCCAACAGGTATCCCTGGCCGAATCGACATCCCCACGCCCGGAGGGCGTCGGCCTGCGCCGGCGTTTCGATGCCTTCGCCGATCACCGCGATGCCGAGGTCGTTGGCGAGATCGATCTGCGATCGCAGCACGATGTCGGATCTCGGCTCACCGATGGTGTGCGTCAGCGCGTGGTCGAGTTTCAACAGGGAGATCGGCCATTCGGAGAGGTACTTCAGGGACGAGTGGCCGGCGCCGTAGTCGTCGATCGCCAGACGGAAGCCGGCGGCGTGGAGCGCCTCGATCTGTCGGGAGGTCACGGCGGAGCTGTTGACCAGGACGGACTCGGTGATCTCGAGCACGATGTCCCCGGTGTGGAGATTGCACCGCCGTGCGGCGGCGGTGAGCCGATCGACGAAACGGGGATCGGGCAGCTCCACGTCGGAGACGTTGATGCTGATGCGAGTGTGTTCGGGCCAGTCGGCGGCCGCCTCGAACGCCTTGCGCGACACGAGTGCGCTCAGCGGGCCGATCAATCCCAGGCGCTCGGCCGCGGGAATGAACTCGGCCGGGGAGGGCGCGTCCGTCCCCTCGATGCGGGCGAGCGCCTCGAACCCGGCGACCGTGCCGCCGTCGAGTTCGACGATGGGCTGGAAGTGCGGGGTGACCAGTCCACCACGTACGGCATCGCGCACGGTTTCCTCGACGGTGAGCTCGCGACGCCGATGTCGCCGGTCGGCGGGGGAGAAGCTGCGAACCGGGGGCCGTCCGCGCCCGGTGGTGGCTCGTAACGCCGATGTCGCGTGACGGCTCGCCTCGCTCACGGATTCGCCCTCCTGGCAGCGGGCGCCGCCCATCCGGATGAGCTGACCGGCGCCGGGAGCCACGGTGTCGGCGGCAAGCGCGGCGGCGCGATAGAGGCGAGAGCCGATGCGGTCGGCCATGGCGTCATCGGCGATGTCGTCGAGAGAGATGGTCAGGAGTGATCCACCGACCGTGGTGATGTCGTCCTGGTCGCGACACATGGCCTTCAGGCTCTCCACGATCGTGCGGTGGAGTTGATCGGCGACCTCGGCACCGAGTCGTTCGACGATGTCATCGACCGCGACCGACAGCACGTAGACCGCGCGCAGGCCGCGGGAGTCGTCGTCTCGACGGTCGACCGTCACGCGTGCTGGGGCGTACGACACGGAACCTCCCAGGTGAGCACGGACGCCCGGTCATCGACCGCGAACTCGCAACTGCCGCCGAGCTCGGCGGCTCGGTCGGCCATCCCGATCAGCCCCCGTCCGCCGCCCGGGGTCGTCGTCTGCTCGCCGACGGCGCACCGAACGACGATCCGCACCGTCTCCTCTGCGGTGATCTCGGCATCGATCGGGCCGACACCGTGGCGAACCGCGTTCATGACGCCCTCGCGGAAGACGGAGAGCATCGCCTGCCCACCGACGGGGCCGATCTGTTCCACGTCACCGAGCATTCGGAGATGGATCGCCCGGCCGGTGTTGTGTTGGATCTCGCGGGAAACGGCTTCGAACTCGTGGCTGAACGAATTCGGTTCCGCCGTCGGGTGCATCTGGTCGATCGCGAAGCGAAGATCGCCGACGGCCGCGTCGATGGTGCTGAGCGCGGCGCGGACCGACTGCAGGCCTGACTCGTCGACATTCGGGTCGTTGCTCACGATCGAGCGTTCGAGCTCCAGGCCCGCCGCGAACAGGCGCTGGATCACGCGGTCGTGGAGGTCGCGTCCGATCCGTCGGCGTTCGATCTCGATGGCTCGCTGGATCCGATGCTGATGGAGGTCTCGACGGAACTCGGCCCTTTCCACGGCGGCATCGAGACTCCACTCGAGCGCGTCCGGGGTGACGTCGCGTTTCGACAGGAAGTCGGCGGCACCGGAGCGCACGAGCGCACGCCCGATGTCCGCCTGCTCGTGATTGGTCATCACGATGATCGGCACCTCGTCGACCAGTTCGCGCATTGTGGTGAACGTCTCGGGGCCGTCGCTGTCGGGAAGCCCGAGGTCGACGATCACCGCCTCGAAGGGTTGCTCGTCGAGCATCGCGGTGGCCGCGGCGAGGGAGTCGGCGGCGGTGACCTTCCAGTGGCCGGACGCGGCCAACGAACGGCTGACGTGGGCCGCGAAGATCGGGTTGTCCTCCACGAGCAGGAGGTCGCGCTGCGGTGTGTTCATCTGTCCGTCGCGGGTGAGGCGGCCACCGAAGTGGTGGTGGGCGAGGAGTCTCCTCACTCCCTCAGATCGGCCGCGCGGCCGCATTCGTGAGCGGTCGATCGCCGTCGAGTGTCACTCGTCGTCGGTGGAAACGATGCGACGTTCTGCTTCCCGGCGCGCGGTGATGTCGACGACGTGGATCGCGAGGACCTCGATGGTCGAGCAGTGCGCGTCGGGAAGAGGGATCACGGTGAGTTCGAGCTCGAGTGTGCGGCCCGAATGGTGCCGGCACGAACGCTCCACCTGGACTGCACCTCCCGCCCGCATCGGTGTGGACGGAAGAAGGGACCCGCTCGACGAGATGCCCAGTGCACGATTGACACGAGTGCCTGCGACCTCGCGCCAGGCGCGTCCGGTGATGGCGAGGAAGGCCGGGTTCGCGTCGACGACACGTCCGAGCGGCGTTGCCAGCAGGATGCCGCAGGGCGACGATTCGAACAGCTCCTGGCCGGATCCCATCTCGAACCAGTGGCCCCGCTGCGGAGGCCGATCGCCGGTCGCGACCCGTGGCGCCGTCGGCGGTGCCGGCGGATCACATACTGCGGCGACGGCCGCGCTGGCCCACGCTGTCTGGACGACATCGGAGGGCCGCGGCCCGGTCGCGGCAGCGACGTTGGGATCGAGGACCGGGGTGGATGACGAGCTTTCCATGTGATCGTTTGTCGTCGTGAGATCGGTCCCCCCCAAGAGGAGGTCGACGCTCGCTCGGTGGCGCGCTGTCACCGTGCGGCTGGGTCGGCCGACTCAGCCGCACTGGTCCGATTGGTTCCCACCCCGGCATCCGCGGCACGCTCTGGTCGTGACCAGCACCAGCATGGACCTCTCGAAGGACTTCGCCGACCGGCGAGGCGCGGCGTTCGTCGTCGGCGGGAGCGGCGGGATCGGTGCGGCGATCAGCGTCGCTCTGGCTGAGCGCGGCTGTGATGTGGCGCTGACCTACCGAGGCAATGAGGATGCGGCGACCGAGGTGGCGGCGGCGGTGAGCGCATGTGGTCGGTCGGCGTGGACGATGCCCATGGACCTGCAGTCCCACCAGACCATCGCCGCGACGATCGAGGCGATCGCCGAAGCCGCCGATGGCATCCACACGCTCGTCTACGCCGCGGGTCCGCACGTCCCTCAGAGCCACCTGAGCACGATCGATCCGGGGGTGGTGCGTGCGCAGCTGGACATCGATGCCGCCGGCTTCTTCGCCATCGCCCAGCCGGCGCTCCCGCATCTCCGAGAGCGTCAGGGGTCGATCGTGGCCGTCACGACCGCCGCGACCCGACGGTTCCCCGTGCGCGACGGTCTGTCGTCGATCCCCAAGGCGGCGATCGAGGCCGCCATCCGCGGTATCGCCGCCGAGGAGGGTCGGTTCGGTGTGCGCGCCAACACCGTGGGCCCGGGCATGTTGACCGACGGGATGGCCGAACGGCTGATGGATTCCGGCGATCTCGACGAGCGAGCACTCGACGCCGCCCGTCGCAACATCCCGCTCCGCCGCTTCGGCGCCGCCGCAGACATCGCCGAGGCGGTGTGCTTCCTCGCATCCGATCGGGCCGGCTTCATCTCGGGCCAGCACCTCGATGTCGACGGTGGATTCACCGTCTGACCGGTTCAGCGGGCAAGACGGATCTCGACGCCGGGGCCCTCGGGGGAGGAGAGCAGCCGGAGACCTCCGCCGTGGAGTTCGCAGATGCGGCGACAGATCGCCAGTCCGACACCGGTCCCGCCCGTCCCGCCCGCTCGGCCGGCCCGGAACAGTTCGATGAGACTCGCGTCGTCGGCCCAGTCCTGCGCGCCGGGCTCGATGATCCGTAGTCGCTGATCGTCATCGACGAGGTCGTGCGACACGATGAGCCGGCGAGAGGGACCGTTGGCCCCGTGGCGGGCCGCGTTGTCGAAGAGTTCGGTGAACATGTCACAGATGAGGATCGGGTCGGCCGTGATGCGCACCGGCGCCGCCTCGATCTCGAGTGGCACCATCGGGAATCGCACCGCCGTTTCGGCGGATGCGGTTCGGACCACGTCGGCGAGTTCCAGCGACCTCGGCTGTGCCGTCGACAACCGGAGATACTCCGTGAGGCGGCGGGCCACTGCGTCGAGACCGCGCACCGACGATTGCATGTAGGCCGCCAGCGTGACCCGCTCGTCCGCGTCGATGTCAGGGGCGTCGAGGAGGTCGAGTCCGATGGCGATCGTGCGGATCGGCTCGAGCAGGTCGTGGCGGCAGAACCGTGCCAGTTCCTCGAGATCTCGTTCCGCGGGGGAGCCGACGTCGGTTGCGCGTGGGACCATGTATCACCTCCTGTACCACCGCTCCTGTCGGCGGCCGGCGTCGGGACCTGAGGCGGTGCGATCAACCGGCGGCGTCGGCCGGGAGCTCGGTCTCCAGGAGGTGGAGCATCCGATGGACGTCCATGGGCTTGGCGAAGAACGACGTGAAGGGGTCATCGCTGAAGTCGGACGCGCGGACGTCGAGGTCGGCGGTGACCATGACGACCTTCGTGAGTGCCGCCGCCGTGTCGTCGCGTATCTCGGCGAGCACATCGGTTCCCGACATGTCCGGGAGATGGACATCCAGGAACACGAGATCGATCGGCGTGGACTTAAGCGTCTGCAGCCCGCTGCGACCCGTGGCACACGAGACGGCTTCGAGGTCGGACCGTTGGCGCACGATCCGCTCGAACAGCAGGACGTTGGCCGGGTTGTCGTCGATGAACAGCACGCGTCGCGTCGCCACTCCTGCGGCCGCCTTTCCGATCGTCATCCGCCCTGCGTGACTCTAGTCCCCGACGGGGCTCCCTCCCTCGCGGGGAGATGGCGGCCGATGGCGTCGAGCAGATCAGCAACATCGAACGGCTTGGTCAGGTATGCGTCGGCGCCGGCCGCTTCCAGTCGTCGCCGTGTGTCCACATTGGCATCGGCGCTGAGGATCACGGCGGGGAGGTCGGGCCGTTGCATCGAGCGGAGCTGACGCAGCAGGATTTCGCCGTCGGTGTCGGGCAGGTTCACGTCGAGGAGAAGCAGATCGATCGATTCCCGGCCGGCGATCGCGGCCGCATCGGCGCCGTTGCGGGTCGACAGGAGCTGGACGTGGCGAAGGTGCGCCACGGCCGCGCGAACGAGTGCGCCGTTCGTCTCGTTGTCCTCGACGGAGAGAATCGTGCCGGTCGGCTCGCGGTCGTCGGTTGCCGTCCGCGCGGTCTCGATC
This Acidimicrobiales bacterium DNA region includes the following protein-coding sequences:
- a CDS encoding response regulator transcription factor; this encodes MAHRIALIDDHALVRDGIARLLESTEGLEVVGEAGSVAAGEALIADTRPHVTLLDVDLPDGSGLDLCGRISGMTRVLMLSASGQSGQFSLAMENGARGYVLKRADSAALVRSVLQVIAGEVVVDPVLQTELFSAVRNDTTLPPPVDRCDRKQLELLLHLAKGATTAEIASAMYVSGGTCRNWISRLLRTIDARNRTEAALIASQHQGEIEMHLAATAVTGR
- a CDS encoding EAL domain-containing protein — encoded protein: MTVDRRDDDSRGLRAVYVLSVAVDDIVERLGAEVADQLHRTIVESLKAMCRDQDDITTVGGSLLTISLDDIADDAMADRIGSRLYRAAALAADTVAPGAGQLIRMGGARCQEGESVSEASRHATSALRATTGRGRPPVRSFSPADRRHRRRELTVEETVRDAVRGGLVTPHFQPIVELDGGTVAGFEALARIEGTDAPSPAEFIPAAERLGLIGPLSALVSRKAFEAAADWPEHTRISINVSDVELPDPRFVDRLTAAARRCNLHTGDIVLEITESVLVNSSAVTSRQIEALHAAGFRLAIDDYGAGHSSLKYLSEWPISLLKLDHALTHTIGEPRSDIVLRSQIDLANDLGIAVIGEGIETPAQADALRAWGCRFGQGYLLGRPTPSPQFTRIDGAAA
- a CDS encoding GNAT family N-acetyltransferase, whose product is MLQRSNLAHLDGLQAALAASHDELRAFMDWVGDEPQTIEVTRQYLIDQGTAWEARHEFTFAMTDPANDDVIGNCSLMARQGPGRLEIGYWVRSDRVGAGVATAAASLLTDAAFDIDGIEIVEIHHDAANVASSRVPEKLGYTEVARRPVEIDSPGEVGIDVVWELTRSARP
- a CDS encoding PAS domain-containing protein — encoded protein: MESSSSTPVLDPNVAAATGPRPSDVVQTAWASAAVAAVCDPPAPPTAPRVATGDRPPQRGHWFEMGSGQELFESSPCGILLATPLGRVVDANPAFLAITGRAWREVAGTRVNRALGISSSGSLLPSTPMRAGGAVQVERSCRHHSGRTLELELTVIPLPDAHCSTIEVLAIHVVDITARREAERRIVSTDDE
- a CDS encoding SDR family oxidoreductase, with the translated sequence MTSTSMDLSKDFADRRGAAFVVGGSGGIGAAISVALAERGCDVALTYRGNEDAATEVAAAVSACGRSAWTMPMDLQSHQTIAATIEAIAEAADGIHTLVYAAGPHVPQSHLSTIDPGVVRAQLDIDAAGFFAIAQPALPHLRERQGSIVAVTTAATRRFPVRDGLSSIPKAAIEAAIRGIAAEEGRFGVRANTVGPGMLTDGMAERLMDSGDLDERALDAARRNIPLRRFGAAADIAEAVCFLASDRAGFISGQHLDVDGGFTV
- a CDS encoding response regulator; the encoded protein is MTIGKAAAGVATRRVLFIDDNPANVLLFERIVRQRSDLEAVSCATGRSGLQTLKSTPIDLVFLDVHLPDMSGTDVLAEIRDDTAAALTKVVMVTADLDVRASDFSDDPFTSFFAKPMDVHRMLHLLETELPADAAG
- a CDS encoding S8 family serine peptidase; the encoded protein is MTGSRVVLSASLVLTLALAIVATSAAPVAAIGTPGDVDETQDVVIRFDDDADGRPQFVAASLTDSEMEALDSHPMVEDIEELTGGTIAEVDIERSLQWEFTTTAIEAVWDHTRGDESIVIAVLDTGVTPMPDLAGRLLPGTSFTSGLAQTDLNGHGTAVALVAAAGIDNGIGGVGACPQCSVLPVQVAQADGTVRWDRAARGIIWAVDQGADVINMSFGGFVGSDLLEDAIGYATDKGVVVVAAAGNYERTDPYYPAAYTGAIAVGAHDESGTRYSFSNFGTWVDLAAPGCVWVSTPVGQSRCGTSFASPIVAGAAALLRSVDTSAATTTSTLETSTFTTTWTRFGNLDGTKLAEALEPDVPEPDVTTEPAVTPSRVIATPQPSPTVAIPRFADVAPHAYYADAVTWLATNGISTGTTPTTFSPDQPLTRAQAATLLWRAEGSPTT
- a CDS encoding response regulator; translated protein: MRRLLAHHHFGGRLTRDGQMNTPQRDLLLVEDNPIFAAHVSRSLAASGHWKVTAADSLAAATAMLDEQPFEAVIVDLGLPDSDGPETFTTMRELVDEVPIIVMTNHEQADIGRALVRSGAADFLSKRDVTPDALEWSLDAAVERAEFRRDLHQHRIQRAIEIERRRIGRDLHDRVIQRLFAAGLELERSIVSNDPNVDESGLQSVRAALSTIDAAVGDLRFAIDQMHPTAEPNSFSHEFEAVSREIQHNTGRAIHLRMLGDVEQIGPVGGQAMLSVFREGVMNAVRHGVGPIDAEITAEETVRIVVRCAVGEQTTTPGGGRGLIGMADRAAELGGSCEFAVDDRASVLTWEVPCRTPQHA
- a CDS encoding LLM class flavin-dependent oxidoreductase gives rise to the protein MRLGVSLSSTHDTADHAAGAQWILERARVARDAGLDSLTLGDHHSVAVPYYQGVPMLGRLTAEWDPNRPLGCLFLLPLWHPVLVAEMVGTLAALHRGPFVVQTGIGGGAEQFAAMSADLTTRGTDLDESIRVIKALLAGERVDSERFGVVGAVANPRPPSGVEWWIGAGGDGPLRRAAREGDCWYGGPHVTPAGAPAMIEIYRAEAERLGRASAVRVRKDVIILRDGDRARQLGDDMITRGYRGMTREMVAYGGVDDVVEQLSPFGDLGVDEIVIRCMTIEQADALETLELAGEVRAALSG
- a CDS encoding ATP-binding protein, which translates into the protein MVPRATDVGSPAERDLEELARFCRHDLLEPIRTIAIGLDLLDAPDIDADERVTLAAYMQSSVRGLDAVARRLTEYLRLSTAQPRSLELADVVRTASAETAVRFPMVPLEIEAAPVRITADPILICDMFTELFDNAARHGANGPSRRLIVSHDLVDDDQRLRIIEPGAQDWADDASLIELFRAGRAGGTGGTGVGLAICRRICELHGGGLRLLSSPEGPGVEIRLAR